Proteins encoded by one window of Flavobacterium sp. N502540:
- the htpG gene encoding molecular chaperone HtpG has protein sequence MTTGKINVSVENIFPLIKKFLYSDHEIFLRELVSNGTDATLKLKHLISIGEAKVEYGNPVIEIKVDKEGKKIHIIDQGLGMTADEVEKYINQVAFSGAEEFLDKYKDSAKDSGIIGHFGLGFYSAFMVAEKVEIITKSYKDEPAAHWTCDGSPEFTLEPADKTSRGTEIILHIAEDSLEFLEDSKISGLLNKYNKFMPVPIKFGTRTETLPKPEDAPEDYVNETVETDNIINNPNPAWTKQPNELSDEDYKNFYRELYPMQFEEPLFNIHLNVDYPFNLTGILYFPKLGSDMQIQKDKIQLYQNQVYVTDNVEGIVPEFLTMLKGVIDSPDIPLNVSRSGLQADGAVKKISNYITRKVADKLKALFNENRADFEQKWNDIKIVLEYGMLSEDKFYEKAGAFVLYPTVDDTYFTLEELKEKLKENQTDKDGKLIVLYAGNKDAQHSYIETAKEKGYEVLLLDSPIISHLIQKIEGDNSGLTFVRVDSDHIDNLIKKEENTISKLSDEEKETLKTSLETYIPKAYSVQLEAMDSQAAPFIITQPEFMRRMKEMSQSGGGGMFGMGNMPEMYNLIVNTNSDLASSILNTEDKTHQEHLVKQALDLAKLSQNLLKGEALTAFVKRSFEMIK, from the coding sequence ATGACAACAGGTAAAATTAATGTTTCGGTAGAAAACATCTTTCCCTTAATCAAAAAATTCTTATACAGCGATCACGAAATTTTCTTACGTGAGCTTGTTTCCAACGGAACTGACGCTACTTTAAAACTAAAACACCTTATTAGTATTGGCGAAGCTAAAGTAGAATACGGAAATCCGGTTATCGAAATCAAAGTAGACAAAGAAGGAAAAAAAATCCACATTATCGATCAGGGTCTTGGAATGACTGCTGACGAAGTGGAAAAATACATCAATCAGGTTGCCTTTTCAGGAGCTGAAGAATTCCTGGACAAATACAAAGATTCTGCTAAAGATTCAGGAATTATTGGTCACTTTGGTCTTGGTTTTTATTCTGCTTTTATGGTTGCAGAAAAAGTAGAAATCATCACAAAATCATACAAAGACGAACCTGCAGCACACTGGACATGTGACGGAAGCCCTGAATTTACTTTAGAACCTGCTGACAAAACCTCACGTGGTACTGAAATCATCCTGCACATTGCTGAAGATTCTCTTGAATTTTTAGAAGATTCAAAAATCAGTGGATTACTGAACAAGTATAACAAGTTTATGCCTGTGCCAATTAAATTTGGAACCAGAACAGAAACACTTCCAAAACCGGAAGATGCTCCTGAAGATTATGTAAATGAAACGGTTGAAACCGACAACATCATCAACAATCCAAATCCGGCATGGACGAAACAACCAAATGAATTATCTGATGAAGACTACAAAAACTTCTACAGAGAATTATACCCAATGCAGTTTGAGGAGCCGTTATTCAACATTCACTTAAATGTAGACTATCCTTTTAACTTAACCGGAATTTTGTATTTTCCTAAGTTAGGTTCGGACATGCAGATTCAAAAAGACAAAATTCAATTGTACCAAAACCAGGTTTACGTTACAGATAACGTAGAAGGAATTGTACCTGAATTTTTAACAATGTTAAAAGGTGTTATTGATTCTCCGGATATTCCATTGAATGTTTCCCGCTCAGGATTACAAGCTGATGGCGCTGTTAAAAAGATCTCAAACTATATCACTCGTAAAGTAGCCGATAAACTAAAAGCTTTGTTCAATGAAAATCGTGCTGATTTTGAACAAAAATGGAACGATATTAAAATCGTTTTAGAATACGGAATGCTTTCTGAAGATAAATTCTACGAAAAAGCCGGTGCGTTTGTGTTGTACCCAACAGTTGACGATACCTACTTTACTCTGGAAGAATTAAAAGAAAAACTAAAAGAAAATCAGACTGACAAAGACGGAAAACTGATCGTCCTTTATGCCGGAAACAAAGATGCACAGCACTCTTATATTGAAACAGCAAAAGAAAAAGGATATGAAGTATTACTTTTAGACTCGCCTATTATCTCACACTTAATTCAAAAAATTGAAGGTGATAATAGCGGTTTAACTTTTGTACGTGTAGACTCTGATCACATTGATAATTTAATCAAGAAAGAAGAAAATACTATTTCTAAATTATCCGATGAAGAAAAAGAAACATTAAAAACATCTTTAGAAACTTACATCCCTAAAGCATACTCTGTACAATTGGAAGCAATGGACAGTCAGGCGGCTCCGTTTATCATCACGCAACCTGAATTCATGCGTAGAATGAAAGAAATGAGTCAGTCAGGTGGTGGCGGAATGTTCGGAATGGGCAATATGCCGGAAATGTACAATTTGATTGTAAACACCAATTCTGACTTAGCGTCAAGCATCCTAAACACAGAAGACAAAACACATCAGGAACACTTGGTTAAACAAGCTTTAGACTTAGCTAAATTGTCACAAAACTTATTAAAAGGAGAAGCTCTAACTGCTTTCGTAAAAAGAAGTTTTGAAATGATTAAATAA
- a CDS encoding peroxiredoxin gives MSLKIGDIVPNFTAKDNHGEVFESQSVLGRKPLVIYFYPKDNTPGCTTEACSFRDQYEDFKDLGAEVIGISSDSVKSHHKFANKHQLPFILLSDQDKRLRHLFGVRNRLFGLLPGRVTYIIDKNGVVILIFDSMNAAKHIQKAMEMIKELVL, from the coding sequence ATGTCATTAAAAATAGGAGATATAGTTCCGAATTTTACTGCTAAAGATAATCATGGAGAAGTTTTCGAAAGCCAAAGTGTTTTGGGACGAAAGCCGCTCGTGATTTATTTTTACCCAAAAGACAATACACCGGGATGTACGACAGAAGCTTGTAGTTTTAGAGATCAATACGAAGATTTTAAGGATTTGGGTGCTGAAGTTATTGGTATAAGCAGCGATAGTGTAAAATCGCATCATAAATTTGCCAATAAACATCAATTGCCTTTTATACTATTATCTGACCAGGATAAAAGATTGCGACATCTTTTTGGAGTGCGTAATAGGTTATTTGGTCTTTTGCCGGGAAGAGTTACTTATATTATTGATAAGAATGGAGTAGTTATTCTGATTTTTGATAGTATGAATGCCGCAAAACACATTCAGAAAGCAATGGAAATGATTAAAGAGCTGGTATTGTAG
- the msrB gene encoding peptide-methionine (R)-S-oxide reductase MsrB — protein sequence MKTKTQFLSLCFLIPLFILQACGQNAKKQNTTTTAMENKISKPGNPYYSNTDTTKLNVSNAEWKKVLPEDVYAVMREADTERPFTGKYWKTDEKGTYYCASCGNKLFRSGAKFASSCGWPSFFEQDNKKSVVYKNDNSLGMERIEALCGRCGGHLGHLFDDGPPPTGKRYCMNSIALDFIPDTK from the coding sequence ATGAAAACAAAAACTCAATTTCTCAGCCTTTGCTTTTTAATTCCGCTCTTTATTCTACAAGCATGCGGGCAAAATGCAAAAAAACAAAATACAACAACGACGGCCATGGAAAACAAAATCAGCAAGCCCGGAAATCCTTATTATTCCAATACCGACACCACTAAACTCAATGTTAGTAATGCCGAATGGAAAAAAGTACTCCCTGAAGATGTATATGCTGTAATGCGCGAAGCGGATACAGAAAGACCTTTCACCGGAAAATACTGGAAAACAGACGAAAAAGGAACTTATTATTGTGCTTCCTGCGGCAATAAACTTTTTCGCTCGGGAGCTAAATTTGCAAGCAGCTGCGGATGGCCCAGTTTCTTCGAACAAGACAACAAGAAAAGTGTTGTTTACAAAAATGACAACTCCCTTGGCATGGAAAGAATTGAAGCTCTATGCGGACGTTGCGGCGGACACTTAGGTCATTTATTTGATGATGGACCTCCACCAACCGGAAAACGCTACTGTATGAATTCGATTGCGCTTGACTTTATTCCCGATACTAAATAA
- a CDS encoding DUF4369 domain-containing protein, which yields MKKSIIAFVTLALLASCSKKESTDGLHLTGNIKGLKNGTLYIQRIVDTSLVAIDSIKIDGNSAFDTNIKLESPEMLYLFLDRGVTNSLDNNVMFFAEPGNINIDTNLDNFIYGAKITGSKNQELYDEYKKINSRFNDESLAMVESKFKAVKRQDQKAIDSINVKQESNIKRKYLYATNFALNNKDHEIAPYIALAEIYDINIKFLDTIQKSMTPKVANSLYGKKLTKYVADIKKEQQK from the coding sequence ATGAAAAAATCAATTATTGCTTTTGTTACACTTGCCCTATTGGCATCATGCAGCAAAAAAGAATCAACTGACGGTTTGCACCTTACAGGAAATATAAAAGGATTAAAAAACGGAACTTTATATATTCAGAGAATCGTTGACACATCACTTGTTGCTATTGACAGCATTAAAATAGACGGAAATTCTGCATTTGACACTAACATAAAACTGGAATCCCCTGAAATGTTATATTTATTCCTGGATCGCGGAGTAACCAATTCACTGGACAACAATGTTATGTTTTTCGCAGAACCCGGAAACATCAACATCGACACGAATCTGGATAATTTTATCTATGGCGCAAAAATTACAGGATCTAAAAATCAGGAATTGTACGATGAGTATAAAAAGATAAATTCCCGTTTCAATGACGAAAGCCTTGCAATGGTAGAATCAAAATTTAAAGCTGTAAAAAGACAAGACCAGAAAGCCATTGACAGTATTAACGTCAAACAAGAATCCAACATCAAAAGAAAGTACCTATATGCTACCAACTTTGCTCTAAACAACAAAGATCATGAGATAGCGCCTTATATTGCTTTAGCGGAGATTTACGATATCAATATTAAATTTTTAGATACGATTCAGAAATCAATGACACCAAAAGTGGCCAATTCGCTATACGGTAAGAAACTAACAAAATACGTTGCCGACATCAAGAAAGAGCAACAAAAATAA
- a CDS encoding 6-pyruvoyl trahydropterin synthase family protein — MKVTISRKAHFNAAHRLYRKDWTFEKNDAVFGKCNNPNFHGHNYGLTVSVTGKIDPETGFVLDVKVLADIIREEVEIPFDHKNLNLDVPEFQDLNPTAEHIAVVIWNKIKKRIQPDFDLEIVLNETDRNFVTYKGEE; from the coding sequence ATGAAAGTAACCATATCAAGAAAAGCACATTTTAATGCTGCACATCGATTGTACAGGAAAGATTGGACATTTGAAAAAAACGATGCTGTTTTTGGAAAATGCAATAACCCCAATTTTCATGGTCATAATTATGGTTTAACAGTAAGTGTTACAGGAAAAATTGACCCCGAAACCGGTTTTGTTCTGGATGTGAAAGTATTAGCGGATATCATACGTGAAGAAGTAGAGATTCCGTTCGATCACAAAAACCTGAATCTGGATGTTCCGGAATTTCAGGATTTGAATCCAACAGCGGAGCATATTGCTGTTGTGATATGGAATAAAATTAAAAAGAGAATTCAACCCGATTTTGATTTAGAAATTGTTTTGAATGAAACCGACCGCAATTTTGTAACTTATAAAGGAGAAGAATAA
- a CDS encoding quinone oxidoreductase family protein: MKALTFSSFGNSDVLEYIEIPNPQLKNDEILVEMKAIGLNFADVYRRKGNYHLKGTPPFIAGYEGAGIVVDANNHPEYKTGDRVAFADVPFANAELVAVNINHVLPLPDTISFETAAAVLLQGLTAHYLATDSHKTQKDETVLIHAVAGGVGQILTQISKLLGAKVIGLTSSSEKAKVAFEQGADHVFLYSEDWKSQIFEKIPKGVDVVYDSIGSTLNESFEVTKECGQVVFFGMAGGDPEPVDPRMLMDGSKTLTGGDLWSYLNSKEERIKRATQLFHWISDGKIKLSAPTSFKLSEGKLAHDYLESRKSTGKIILIP; encoded by the coding sequence ATGAAAGCACTTACCTTTTCTTCTTTTGGAAATTCTGATGTTTTGGAATATATTGAAATTCCGAATCCGCAACTAAAAAACGATGAGATTTTAGTCGAAATGAAAGCCATCGGATTAAACTTTGCCGATGTTTACAGACGAAAAGGAAACTACCATTTAAAAGGAACCCCTCCTTTTATTGCCGGTTACGAAGGTGCCGGAATAGTAGTAGACGCTAATAATCATCCTGAATACAAAACAGGTGATCGTGTGGCTTTCGCCGATGTTCCTTTTGCAAATGCCGAATTAGTTGCGGTAAACATCAACCACGTTTTACCTTTACCCGATACAATTTCATTTGAAACTGCAGCAGCTGTTTTACTGCAAGGTTTAACAGCGCATTACCTAGCAACCGACAGCCATAAAACTCAAAAAGACGAAACAGTATTGATTCATGCTGTAGCCGGAGGAGTTGGACAAATTCTAACCCAAATCAGCAAACTTTTAGGCGCAAAAGTAATTGGTCTGACCTCATCTTCAGAAAAAGCAAAAGTAGCATTTGAGCAAGGTGCCGATCATGTTTTTCTTTATAGCGAAGACTGGAAGTCACAAATCTTCGAAAAGATTCCAAAAGGCGTTGATGTTGTGTACGATAGTATTGGAAGCACTTTAAACGAAAGCTTTGAAGTTACAAAAGAATGCGGGCAAGTAGTTTTCTTCGGAATGGCAGGTGGTGATCCAGAACCGGTAGATCCGAGAATGTTAATGGACGGTTCTAAAACTTTAACCGGGGGAGATTTATGGAGCTACCTGAATTCTAAAGAAGAAAGAATCAAAAGAGCAACACAATTGTTCCACTGGATTTCTGACGGAAAAATAAAACTTTCAGCACCAACTTCTTTTAAATTATCAGAAGGAAAGCTAGCGCATGACTATCTGGAAAGCCGAAAAAGCACCGGAAAAATTATTCTGATTCCTTGA
- a CDS encoding OmpA family protein: MRKITVLSLSCLLVLASFFTSCDSVKNANNTQKGAGIGVVAGGIIGAVLGNNLGKGGNAALGAAIGAAVGGGTGALIGNKMDKQAREIDQALPGANVERVGEGIHLTLNENAVRFDTNKSTLTPQAKANLDKLVPVFNEYGDTDIQIFGYTDNTGRPEYNLTLSGQRAASVQAYLVSKGLKSSRFKTSGLGIVDPIATNDTPEGRAQNRRVEFSITANDKMVNDAKAQAGK, encoded by the coding sequence ATGAGAAAGATAACCGTTTTAAGTTTGAGTTGTTTGCTAGTATTAGCCAGTTTTTTTACAAGCTGTGACTCAGTAAAAAATGCAAATAACACACAAAAAGGTGCCGGAATTGGAGTAGTTGCGGGTGGTATCATAGGTGCTGTTTTAGGAAATAACCTTGGAAAAGGCGGAAATGCTGCTTTGGGAGCTGCAATTGGAGCTGCTGTAGGTGGAGGAACCGGTGCTCTTATTGGAAACAAAATGGACAAACAAGCCCGTGAAATTGATCAGGCTTTACCAGGTGCAAACGTAGAAAGAGTAGGAGAAGGAATTCACTTAACTTTAAATGAAAATGCAGTACGTTTTGATACTAATAAATCTACTTTGACACCTCAGGCTAAAGCAAATTTAGATAAACTGGTACCAGTATTCAACGAGTATGGAGATACTGATATTCAAATTTTTGGATATACTGATAATACAGGAAGACCGGAATACAATTTGACACTTTCAGGACAAAGAGCTGCTTCGGTACAGGCTTATTTAGTTTCAAAAGGATTAAAATCAAGCCGTTTCAAAACTTCAGGTTTAGGTATAGTTGATCCAATTGCGACAAACGACACACCGGAAGGAAGAGCACAAAACCGTCGTGTAGAGTTTTCTATCACTGCAAACGATAAAATGGTAAATGATGCTAAAGCTCAGGCTGGAAAATAG
- a CDS encoding lipocalin family protein — MKKIIFICMMATMFFACKSASSTTASNGATTLSTKLDRPTQVAIKGNWVLTNVSYPGSEYIKVNSFDLADSKCFIGSTWNFISNNNKGSMALTSPSCTGFNSPIVWSVNNQGMFVLKILDAGIKAKKVRDGYLLKVAGLTDNSFQLIDNINVGGQTKDVVYQFQRAN, encoded by the coding sequence ATGAAGAAAATTATTTTCATTTGCATGATGGCCACGATGTTTTTTGCGTGTAAATCAGCATCGTCTACAACAGCTTCAAATGGAGCAACTACACTATCGACTAAACTTGACAGACCTACTCAGGTAGCTATTAAAGGAAATTGGGTTTTAACCAATGTTTCTTATCCCGGTTCTGAATATATCAAGGTAAATTCTTTTGATCTTGCAGATTCTAAATGCTTCATCGGAAGTACGTGGAATTTCATTTCAAATAACAACAAAGGATCAATGGCTTTAACATCACCAAGCTGCACCGGATTTAATTCACCAATTGTTTGGAGTGTTAATAATCAGGGAATGTTTGTTCTTAAAATTTTGGATGCTGGGATAAAAGCTAAAAAGGTAAGAGATGGATACCTATTAAAAGTAGCAGGTTTGACTGATAATTCATTTCAGTTGATCGATAACATTAACGTAGGTGGACAAACAAAAGATGTAGTATACCAATTTCAAAGAGCCAATTAA
- a CDS encoding META domain-containing protein, translating to MKKYTFAVLSVLTLLFSSCSVSKSVSSGDDLFGTTWELEYISGPRIVFNGLYPNKKPQITFDKKEAKVYGNNGCNGYSATYTLNGKSLTFGEAGPTTMMYCDGGGEQVFLKQIKEITSFSIDKDGKLNLIQGDIPVMRFEKVAKQ from the coding sequence ATGAAAAAATACACATTTGCAGTCCTTTCAGTTTTAACTTTGTTGTTTTCTTCATGTTCGGTATCAAAATCTGTTTCAAGCGGAGATGATTTGTTTGGTACAACTTGGGAATTAGAATATATCTCGGGACCAAGAATTGTGTTTAATGGATTGTATCCAAACAAAAAACCTCAAATTACTTTTGATAAAAAAGAAGCGAAGGTTTATGGAAATAACGGATGCAATGGTTACAGTGCGACATATACTCTAAACGGAAAATCTTTGACTTTTGGAGAAGCTGGACCGACTACAATGATGTATTGTGATGGAGGAGGAGAACAAGTATTTCTAAAACAAATAAAAGAAATTACAAGCTTTAGCATTGATAAAGATGGAAAACTAAATTTAATTCAGGGAGATATTCCAGTAATGAGATTTGAGAAAGTGGCTAAACAATAG
- a CDS encoding NAD(P)/FAD-dependent oxidoreductase: MPRELLLQVTPEIAANELLLKDHLSKQIKVSPKEIQHVSILKRSIDARQKAIKINLKVIIYLQGEPFQETKIELPVYKNVSSAQEVIVVGAGPAGLFAALQLIELGLKPIVLERGKDVRGRRRDLKAINREHIVNEDSNYCFGEGGAGTYSDGKLYTRSKKRGDVTRILELLVAFGASEDILIEAHPHIGTNKLPKIIEDIRNKIIEFGGQVLFDTRVTDILIKNNEVEGVVTQNGDKILANKLILATGHSARDIFELLDKKKIFIEAKPFALGVRAEHSQQLIDSIQYSCDYRGEHLPPAPYSIVKQVNGRGMYSFCMCPGGIIAPCATSPGEVVTNGWSPSKRDQVTANSGIVIELKLEDFKPFAKFGALAGMEFQKSIEQKAWHLAGQTQKVPAQRMVDFTQNKVSADIPKTSYVPGTTSVEMGQVFPGFLSQILREGFKEFGKSMRGYLTNEAILHAPESRTSSPVRIPRDPATYEHLQIKGLYPCGEGAGYAGGIISAAIDGEKCALMIAETLK; encoded by the coding sequence ATGCCAAGAGAACTTTTACTTCAGGTAACACCGGAAATAGCAGCAAATGAATTGTTGCTGAAAGACCATTTGTCTAAACAAATAAAAGTTTCTCCCAAAGAAATTCAACACGTTTCGATCTTGAAACGATCTATTGATGCGCGTCAAAAAGCGATCAAAATCAATTTAAAAGTCATTATCTATCTGCAAGGCGAACCTTTTCAGGAAACTAAAATAGAGTTACCTGTATATAAGAATGTTTCGTCGGCACAAGAAGTAATTGTAGTTGGAGCAGGTCCGGCCGGGCTTTTTGCAGCGCTTCAATTAATAGAGCTAGGTTTAAAACCAATTGTACTGGAGCGCGGAAAGGATGTGCGTGGACGTCGTCGTGATTTAAAAGCAATAAATAGGGAACATATCGTTAACGAAGATTCTAATTATTGTTTTGGTGAAGGCGGAGCAGGAACCTATTCAGATGGAAAATTATACACACGTTCTAAAAAACGTGGAGATGTAACCCGAATTTTAGAATTGCTTGTTGCTTTTGGGGCTTCTGAAGACATTCTCATAGAAGCACATCCACACATTGGAACCAATAAATTGCCAAAAATTATTGAAGATATTCGTAATAAAATCATAGAGTTTGGTGGTCAGGTTTTGTTTGATACACGTGTTACCGATATTTTGATAAAAAATAATGAAGTTGAAGGTGTCGTTACTCAAAACGGTGATAAGATTCTGGCAAATAAATTAATCCTGGCAACAGGACATTCGGCACGTGATATTTTTGAGTTATTAGACAAAAAGAAAATTTTTATAGAAGCAAAACCTTTTGCTTTAGGAGTTCGTGCAGAACATTCTCAGCAATTAATTGATAGTATTCAGTATAGTTGTGATTATCGCGGGGAGCATCTGCCTCCTGCGCCATATTCTATTGTAAAACAGGTCAACGGTCGCGGAATGTATTCGTTTTGTATGTGTCCGGGGGGTATAATTGCGCCTTGTGCTACGAGCCCGGGTGAGGTGGTTACTAATGGTTGGTCGCCTTCGAAACGAGATCAGGTTACGGCAAATTCAGGAATTGTAATCGAATTAAAGTTGGAAGATTTTAAACCTTTTGCAAAGTTTGGAGCTTTGGCCGGAATGGAATTTCAAAAAAGTATCGAACAAAAAGCATGGCATTTGGCAGGACAGACTCAAAAAGTTCCTGCGCAACGAATGGTAGACTTTACACAGAATAAAGTTTCGGCTGATATTCCAAAAACGTCGTATGTTCCCGGGACAACTTCGGTTGAAATGGGGCAGGTTTTTCCGGGATTTTTGTCTCAAATTTTACGTGAAGGGTTTAAAGAATTTGGAAAATCAATGCGCGGTTATTTAACCAATGAAGCAATTTTGCATGCTCCGGAAAGCCGCACGTCATCACCAGTTCGAATCCCTAGAGATCCTGCGACTTATGAACATTTGCAAATTAAAGGATTGTATCCGTGTGGAGAAGGTGCCGGATATGCGGGTGGTATTATTTCTGCAGCCATTGATGGAGAAAAATGTGCTTTAATGATTGCTGAGACCTTGAAATAG
- the idi gene encoding isopentenyl-diphosphate Delta-isomerase: MIEENVILVNQQDEQIGLMPKLEAHEKAMLHRAFSVFVLNDKNEIMLQQRAHQKYHSPLLWTNTCCSHQREGETNVQAGSRRLFEEMGFKTDLKELFHFIYKAPFDNGLTEHELDHVMIGYFNDDPAINTDEVEDWKWMKIEDVKEDIQQQPEIYTVWFKIIFDEFYHYLEDHKL, encoded by the coding sequence ATGATAGAAGAAAACGTAATACTAGTAAACCAACAGGATGAACAAATTGGCTTAATGCCAAAATTGGAAGCACATGAAAAAGCGATGTTGCATCGTGCTTTTTCGGTTTTTGTCTTAAATGATAAGAATGAAATAATGTTGCAGCAACGTGCTCATCAAAAATATCACTCACCTTTACTCTGGACAAATACATGCTGTAGTCATCAGCGTGAAGGAGAGACAAATGTCCAGGCCGGAAGCAGGAGACTTTTTGAGGAAATGGGGTTTAAGACAGACTTAAAGGAACTCTTTCATTTTATTTATAAAGCTCCTTTTGATAATGGCTTGACAGAACACGAGCTCGATCACGTTATGATTGGATATTTTAATGATGATCCGGCTATCAATACAGATGAAGTGGAGGATTGGAAATGGATGAAAATAGAAGATGTAAAAGAAGATATTCAACAACAGCCCGAAATTTATACCGTATGGTTTAAAATAATATTTGATGAATTTTATCATTATTTAGAAGACCATAAACTTTAA
- the msrA gene encoding peptide-methionine (S)-S-oxide reductase MsrA: MKNLFLISLFALSLNGFAQNSKTKSTSNLETITLGGGCYWCVEAVYENLAGVKSVVSGFSGGKVANPTYEEVCTGTTGHAEVVQITYDKNVTDINEIFKVFFTVHDPTTLNRQGADVGTQYRSVIFYKNDEQKKAAESIIAELNKAKVYSSPIVTKVEPFKVFYKAEDYHQNYYANNKNQSYCKMVIQPKIEKFEKVFKDKLKNKQKT; the protein is encoded by the coding sequence ATGAAGAACTTATTTTTAATTAGCCTATTTGCATTGTCCTTAAATGGATTTGCACAAAACAGCAAAACAAAAAGCACCTCAAATCTGGAAACAATTACACTTGGCGGAGGCTGTTATTGGTGCGTTGAAGCCGTTTATGAAAATCTGGCAGGGGTAAAATCTGTAGTCTCCGGTTTTTCAGGTGGAAAAGTCGCTAATCCAACCTATGAAGAGGTTTGCACAGGAACAACGGGTCATGCCGAAGTAGTCCAGATTACTTACGATAAAAACGTTACGGATATCAATGAAATTTTCAAAGTTTTCTTTACCGTTCACGATCCAACAACCTTAAACAGACAGGGAGCGGATGTTGGCACTCAGTATCGATCTGTTATTTTTTATAAAAATGACGAACAAAAAAAGGCTGCAGAAAGCATTATTGCAGAACTTAACAAAGCAAAAGTATACAGCAGCCCGATTGTAACAAAAGTAGAACCTTTCAAAGTTTTCTACAAAGCCGAAGATTATCATCAGAATTACTATGCCAACAACAAAAACCAATCGTATTGCAAAATGGTGATCCAGCCCAAAATAGAAAAATTTGAAAAGGTTTTTAAGGATAAATTGAAAAATAAACAAAAGACATAA
- a CDS encoding cupin domain-containing protein: MKTIKKNLMSLFILLLLTLSVNIYAQDPLKAAPNAYKKVLLENERVRIMQVEITPGETIPWHHHPDHTIYSLTDGKIEITDKGKAPIIMDIKAGDAMYIPAVTHMAKNLGDTTVNLIVTEIKTKK, from the coding sequence ATGAAAACAATTAAAAAGAATTTAATGTCTCTATTCATACTATTACTTTTAACATTAAGTGTGAATATCTATGCGCAAGACCCTTTAAAAGCAGCGCCTAACGCGTATAAAAAAGTACTTCTTGAAAATGAGAGAGTAAGAATAATGCAAGTTGAGATTACTCCAGGAGAAACAATTCCATGGCATCATCATCCTGACCACACCATCTATTCATTGACTGATGGAAAAATTGAAATAACAGATAAAGGCAAAGCTCCCATCATTATGGATATTAAAGCTGGAGATGCCATGTACATACCTGCAGTTACTCATATGGCAAAAAATTTAGGAGATACAACTGTGAATTTGATTGTAACAGAAATAAAAACTAAAAAATAA